The proteins below come from a single Caenibius sp. WL genomic window:
- a CDS encoding metal-sensitive transcriptional regulator, translating to MHQKFAKEIARMKRIEGQARGIVRMMEEERYCIDVLQQMSAMEAALRAAKSKVLAIHASHCIEDALQGGDAVAQREKFNELIDLFGKVGR from the coding sequence ATGCACCAGAAATTCGCCAAGGAAATCGCGCGTATGAAGCGTATCGAAGGACAGGCGCGTGGAATCGTCCGCATGATGGAGGAAGAACGTTACTGCATCGATGTGCTTCAGCAGATGTCCGCGATGGAAGCGGCCCTGCGCGCGGCCAAGTCCAAAGTACTGGCGATCCATGCCAGCCATTGCATCGAGGACGCGCTGCAAGGCGGCGATGCGGTGGCGCAACGGGAAAAATTCAACGAATTGATTGATCTGTTCGGCAAGGTGGGGCGGTAA
- a CDS encoding heavy metal translocating P-type ATPase: protein MTVDPEKSPHHTMHDGQDFHFCSARCREKFIADPQRYLEPEKYAAEQPKDAIYTCPMHPEIRQAGPGTCPLCGMALEPEEVSLDQGPDPEYIDMRRRFGISALFTVPLFLYAMGEMLPGQPLARVISAEWGQWLQLALATPVVLWGAWPFFVRAVQSLKGWHPNMFTLIGLGVAIAYGFSVVATFAPGLFPAAFHDHHGRVAVYFEAAAVITTLVLLGQVLELKARGHTSGALRALLELAPPVALRIGADGAEQEVPLDDVRRGDRLLVRPGAKVPVDGTVASGASHIDESMISGEPLPVSKAVGDRVTGGTVNQTGSFTMVAEQVGGETLLAKIVQMVATAQRSRAPVQRLADLVASWFVPAVIVIAVAAFAVWAVWGPQPALAYALVNAIAVLIIACPCALGLATPMSIMVGMGKGAQNGILIRDAEALETFEKVDTVVVDKTGTLTEGKPALVDVTPPSGMEENALLALAAAVERTSEHPLAAAIVAGARERGIALAGAEDFQSITGEGAVAHVGGQRVAIGNDKLMRREGAFDPQWADRAGQARAEGQTVMFAAVDGKAAGLLAVADPIKASSADAVARLHKAGIRVVMLTGDAEATARAVAARLGIDEVHANVSPEDKHRVIGELKAAGHVVAMAGDGINDAPALAAADVGVAMGTGTDIAMESARVTLVSGDLAGLAKAQRLSRLTMRNIRQNLLFAFGYNALGVPVAAGVLYPAFGLLLSPMLAAAAMSLSSVSVIGNALRLRRTAL, encoded by the coding sequence ATGACGGTGGACCCGGAAAAATCGCCGCATCACACGATGCACGATGGGCAGGATTTCCATTTCTGTTCAGCGCGCTGCCGGGAAAAGTTCATCGCCGATCCGCAGCGCTATCTCGAACCGGAAAAATACGCGGCCGAACAGCCCAAGGATGCGATTTACACTTGCCCGATGCACCCGGAAATCCGCCAGGCGGGGCCGGGCACCTGCCCGTTGTGCGGCATGGCGCTGGAGCCGGAGGAAGTCTCCCTCGATCAGGGGCCGGACCCGGAATATATCGACATGCGCCGCCGTTTCGGGATCAGCGCGCTGTTTACCGTGCCCCTGTTCCTTTATGCCATGGGCGAAATGCTCCCCGGCCAGCCGCTCGCGCGGGTAATCTCGGCCGAATGGGGTCAATGGCTGCAATTGGCCCTGGCGACACCGGTGGTGCTGTGGGGCGCGTGGCCGTTCTTCGTCCGCGCGGTGCAGTCGCTCAAGGGCTGGCATCCCAACATGTTCACGCTGATCGGGTTGGGCGTGGCGATCGCCTATGGCTTCAGCGTGGTGGCGACATTCGCGCCCGGCCTTTTCCCGGCGGCGTTCCACGATCATCATGGGCGGGTGGCCGTCTATTTCGAAGCGGCGGCGGTGATCACCACGCTTGTTCTGCTCGGGCAGGTGCTGGAACTGAAAGCGCGCGGGCATACTTCGGGCGCCTTGCGCGCGCTGCTGGAACTGGCGCCGCCCGTCGCCCTGCGCATTGGCGCGGACGGCGCGGAGCAGGAAGTGCCGTTGGACGATGTGCGCCGGGGGGACCGGCTGCTGGTGCGGCCCGGTGCGAAAGTGCCGGTGGACGGCACGGTCGCCAGCGGCGCTAGCCACATCGATGAATCGATGATTTCGGGCGAACCCTTGCCGGTGAGCAAGGCCGTGGGCGACCGGGTGACGGGCGGCACGGTCAACCAGACCGGCAGTTTCACGATGGTGGCGGAACAGGTCGGCGGGGAAACGCTGCTGGCCAAGATCGTCCAGATGGTCGCCACCGCGCAGCGCAGCCGCGCGCCGGTGCAGCGCTTGGCCGATCTGGTGGCGAGCTGGTTCGTGCCCGCGGTGATCGTGATCGCAGTGGCGGCGTTCGCCGTCTGGGCGGTCTGGGGCCCGCAGCCCGCGCTCGCCTATGCCCTCGTCAATGCGATTGCGGTGCTGATCATTGCCTGCCCCTGCGCACTGGGGCTGGCCACGCCGATGTCGATCATGGTCGGCATGGGCAAGGGGGCGCAGAATGGCATTCTGATCCGCGATGCCGAAGCGCTCGAAACCTTCGAGAAAGTCGATACCGTGGTGGTCGACAAGACCGGCACGCTGACCGAAGGCAAGCCCGCGCTGGTGGACGTCACACCGCCGTCGGGGATGGAAGAAAACGCCCTGCTGGCGCTGGCTGCTGCTGTCGAACGGACGAGCGAGCACCCGCTGGCCGCCGCCATCGTGGCCGGTGCGCGCGAACGCGGGATTGCACTGGCCGGGGCGGAGGATTTCCAATCCATCACGGGCGAGGGGGCGGTGGCCCATGTCGGCGGGCAACGTGTCGCTATCGGCAACGACAAGCTGATGCGGCGCGAAGGGGCGTTCGATCCGCAGTGGGCGGACAGGGCCGGACAGGCGCGGGCCGAAGGGCAGACGGTGATGTTCGCCGCTGTCGATGGCAAAGCGGCCGGGCTGCTGGCCGTGGCGGACCCGATCAAGGCCAGCAGCGCCGATGCGGTGGCCCGCCTGCACAAGGCCGGTATCCGCGTGGTCATGCTGACCGGCGATGCCGAAGCGACCGCGCGGGCGGTGGCCGCCAGGCTGGGGATTGATGAAGTGCACGCCAATGTCTCGCCCGAGGACAAACACCGCGTGATCGGCGAATTGAAAGCGGCGGGCCATGTGGTTGCCATGGCGGGTGACGGGATCAACGATGCCCCGGCGCTGGCCGCGGCCGATGTGGGCGTGGCGATGGGCACCGGCACGGATATCGCCATGGAAAGCGCGCGGGTGACGCTGGTCAGCGGCGATCTGGCGGGCCTGGCCAAGGCGCAGCGGCTGTCGCGCCTGACCATGCGCAACATCCGGCAGAATCTGCTGTTCGCGTTTGGCTACAACGCGCTGGGTGTGCCGGTGGCGGCAGGGGTGCTCTATCCGGCGTTCGGGCTGCTGCTGAGCCCGATGCTGGCGGCGGCGGCGATGAGCCTGTCGTCCGTTTCAGTGATCGGCAATGCGCTGCGTTTGCGCCGTACCGCGCTTTGA
- the rnk gene encoding nucleoside diphosphate kinase regulator encodes MTRARAVKRPPIHMIEDEADAITSLAMSVEDRLPQVAELLLDEIGRAKTYTKAKIPVDVVTMNATVEFVDEASGADRTVEIVYPRDADISAGKISILTPIGAGLIGLRAGQSILWPDRDGKERWLRIISVTQPQTAA; translated from the coding sequence ATGACCAGGGCCCGCGCCGTCAAGCGCCCCCCCATTCACATGATCGAAGACGAAGCCGACGCCATCACCAGCCTGGCGATGAGCGTGGAGGACCGGCTGCCGCAAGTGGCCGAACTGCTGCTTGACGAAATCGGCCGCGCCAAGACCTATACCAAAGCGAAAATCCCCGTCGACGTGGTGACGATGAACGCCACGGTCGAATTCGTTGACGAAGCCAGCGGGGCCGATCGCACCGTCGAAATCGTCTATCCCAGAGATGCCGACATTTCGGCCGGGAAGATTTCCATTCTCACCCCGATCGGCGCGGGCCTGATCGGCCTGCGCGCAGGGCAATCGATCCTCTGGCCCGACCGCGACGGGAAAGAACGCTGGCTGCGCATCATCAGCGTCACCCAGCCGCAAACCGCCGCCTGA
- a CDS encoding SDR family NAD(P)-dependent oxidoreductase, producing MARNVVVTGGFGALGRVVAETFARQGDTVVRVDFAAQAPAGNEGGLDIPGVDLTDAAACENLVAQITGKLGGIDVLVNVAGGFTWETLADGSLESWQRMFAMNVLTAATITKAALEPLKASAAGRIVNIGAGAAIKADMGMGAYAASKAGVHRLTEALATELAGTGVTVNAILPSIIDTPTNRADMPDADYSAWVKPQAIADAIAFLASDQARAITGALIPATRGSEA from the coding sequence ATGGCTCGTAATGTGGTGGTGACCGGCGGTTTCGGGGCGCTGGGCCGGGTTGTGGCGGAAACTTTCGCCCGTCAGGGGGATACGGTGGTGCGGGTCGATTTCGCCGCGCAGGCCCCTGCCGGCAACGAAGGCGGGCTGGATATTCCCGGCGTCGATCTGACCGATGCGGCCGCGTGCGAAAATCTGGTTGCGCAAATCACCGGCAAGCTCGGCGGGATCGATGTGCTGGTCAACGTTGCGGGCGGTTTCACCTGGGAAACGCTGGCCGACGGTAGCCTTGAAAGCTGGCAGAGGATGTTCGCCATGAACGTGCTCACCGCCGCCACGATCACCAAGGCCGCGCTCGAACCGCTCAAGGCCAGCGCGGCGGGCCGGATCGTCAACATCGGCGCGGGCGCCGCGATCAAGGCCGACATGGGCATGGGCGCCTATGCCGCGTCCAAGGCAGGCGTTCATCGCCTGACCGAAGCGCTGGCGACGGAACTGGCCGGCACCGGAGTGACGGTGAACGCCATCCTGCCCAGCATCATCGACACGCCGACCAATCGCGCCGACATGCCCGATGCCGATTACAGCGCATGGGTGAAGCCGCAAGCCATCGCCGATGCGATCGCCTTCCTCGCTTCCGATCAGGCGCGCGCGATCACCGGGGCGCTGATTCCCGCAACCCGGGGCAGCGAGGCCTGA